From one Oncorhynchus tshawytscha isolate Ot180627B unplaced genomic scaffold, Otsh_v2.0 Un_contig_19552_pilon_pilon, whole genome shotgun sequence genomic stretch:
- the LOC121843723 gene encoding pancreatic secretory granule membrane major glycoprotein GP2-like: MTLYHSDDFTKAYPAGGVTLSVGSVLHVGVSVEESETERFVVVLEDCYATQSPDPKDIMRYYIIQNKCPTEFRQVRVEESGSSLRARFSALLFLYQGDYRDVFLHCRLNLCDQRSSSCTPVCAKRKYRSVTPSVPLEPLTIGPITWSQNED; encoded by the exons ATGACTCTGTACCACAGCGACGACTTCACAAAGGCTTACCCAGCGGGCGGAGTCACCTTGTCGGTGGGTTCCGTGCTGCACGTGGGCGTGTCCGTAGAGGAGTCCGAGACGGAGCGTTTCGTGGTCGTTCTGGAGGACTGCTATGCCACACAATCCCCCGACCCTAAAGACATCATGCGATACTACATCATTCAGAACAA ATGTCCGACTGAATTCCGTCaggtgagggtggaggagagCGGCTCGTCTCTCAGGGCTCGCTTCTCTGCTCTGCTGTTCCTGTACCAGGGGGACTACCGGGACGTCTTCCTGCACTGCAGACTCAACCTGTGTGACCAGAGGAGCTCCTCCTGCACTCCA gtgtgCGCCAAAAGGAAATACCGCTCTGtcaccccctctgtccccctcgaACCCCTCACCATCGGACCAATCACCT GGTCCCAAAATGAAGATTGA